A window of Hymenobacter aerilatus contains these coding sequences:
- a CDS encoding ribonuclease D, with amino-acid sequence MPPIHYLTTAAEVQQCAADLRNQPRIAIDLEFDDMRHRYGRNLALIQLFDGRTVYLIDPLPLTNPAHELEPIWELLRDSAIDKVFHSCKSDILLLDELYGVHVRHITDTSVQYTLLGESDNNISLGRLIQSELGIEVDKGEQKSNWLKRPLTDAQKQYAANDVLYLFELADRLQTKLAALGRSQWAEEENVALEDVRYTRDERPYLRIAGKYRILPPEMPLFRDLYLLRDQVARQIDRPPYMVFANDRLAELARDTPRTLAEWQAARGLHPELKRAPYLDQLAGFLPDVFVPVPEPTLPPEQRRFPFRRRLTGEKAARADAREQLLLQLKTFITEDINVYVANLVLSNRLISDIIEEGADHALRPWQRAILRDTAMQHQLPYDTIASPFQ; translated from the coding sequence ATGCCCCCCATCCACTACCTCACTACGGCTGCCGAGGTGCAGCAGTGCGCCGCCGACCTACGCAACCAGCCTCGCATTGCCATTGACCTGGAGTTTGACGATATGCGCCACCGCTACGGCCGCAATCTGGCGCTGATTCAACTTTTTGATGGTCGCACTGTCTACCTAATCGACCCGCTGCCTCTTACCAACCCGGCCCACGAGCTGGAGCCCATTTGGGAGCTGCTGCGCGACTCAGCCATCGACAAGGTATTTCACAGCTGCAAGTCGGACATTCTGCTGCTTGATGAGCTGTACGGCGTGCACGTGCGCCACATCACCGATACCAGTGTACAGTACACCCTGCTGGGCGAGTCAGACAACAATATTTCGTTGGGCCGTCTGATTCAGAGCGAGCTGGGCATCGAAGTAGACAAGGGAGAGCAGAAATCGAACTGGCTGAAGCGGCCCCTCACGGATGCACAGAAGCAGTATGCCGCCAACGATGTGCTCTACCTGTTTGAGCTGGCCGACCGCCTGCAAACGAAGCTAGCGGCGCTAGGCCGCTCCCAATGGGCCGAAGAGGAAAACGTTGCGCTGGAAGACGTACGCTACACCCGCGACGAACGGCCCTACCTACGCATTGCGGGCAAATACCGCATTCTGCCGCCCGAAATGCCGCTGTTTCGCGATTTGTATTTACTACGCGACCAAGTAGCCCGGCAAATTGATCGGCCGCCATACATGGTCTTTGCCAACGACCGTCTGGCCGAACTGGCCCGCGACACGCCCCGCACCCTGGCCGAGTGGCAAGCCGCCCGGGGCTTACACCCCGAGCTGAAACGAGCCCCCTACCTCGATCAACTGGCGGGCTTCCTACCCGACGTGTTTGTGCCAGTACCTGAGCCTACCCTACCGCCAGAGCAGCGCCGCTTCCCGTTTCGGCGCCGCCTCACCGGCGAGAAGGCTGCCCGCGCCGACGCCCGCGAGCAACTGTTACTGCAGTTGAAAACCTTTATTACGGAAGATATCAACGTATATGTAGCCAATCTGGTGCTCTCAAACCGGCTGATATCCGATATCATCGAAGAAGGTGCTGACCACGCTTTGCGCCCCTGGCAACGCGCCATTCTGCGCGATACCGCCATGCAGCACCAGTTGCCGTACGACACGATTGCATCGCCTTTCCAATAA
- a CDS encoding SusC/RagA family TonB-linked outer membrane protein gives MRQKLLLTLVWALLLTTAAWAQTRAVSGRVIGPDGGGIPGVTVLEQGTTNGISTGAEGNYTLTVQPNATLVFSAIGYVGQTVPVGAQSVINVTLSNNETLLNEAVVVGYGSQTKADLTGSVTQLTAKDVENTPVVSFEQAIQGRTPGVTISQTSGKLGAGPQIRVRGSSSVTASNQPLYVIDGIPVTSQDVSSDTEPLNPLADLNPNDIESISILKDASASAIYGSRASNGVILVTTKKGRQGRTKVNVGYYLGTSSPTHTRKFLNADQYRELLTEAAANSPFGALDLQQELDDNGTGIDLNSTANENWVNRGLRRGKVSQYDFNVSGGDAKTRFYLSTTYNDQTGIIVGNRYRRGSARLNLDHSISDKLKVGLNLSLTRSVNDRTPNDNAFANPIQLNALPPLQPAYLEDGSLNRNTLYYNNLLDLQNGMNRAGNYRSFSTAYLTYQPVQGLTLRTETGADFLSLNEELYRAAGTQDGGNTGYGYNNQVQVVNYTTNNTATYNKVFNEDHGVEVLAGFSFQRSDTKETAAEGRGFPNAEFTKVASAAIKTAGTSSSRSEFTFISYFGRVNYAFRNKYLVSGSVRRDGSSRFGVDNQYGTFGAGSLGWVISEESFLRDNSLINFLKLRGSYGVTGNAEIGNYSSRSLYTALPYADQAGLQPSATIGNPNLTWETTAQTDLGLEFALFNNRITGEVDVYEKKTSDLLLNRQLPYTNGYSVVTENVGKLRNRGLEISLNGLVIDKAVKWNVGGNISFNRNEITSLTAPIQSAYLGSVREGQPIGVFWGREYAGVDPANGDALYYTEGGTTTNDYTQSPLKKVGNPNPKFTGGVTTTVSWNGFDFSALGQFVYGNDIYNASGIYQSVAGDYFDNQTIDQLRRWQNPGDITNVPQARLYGSNGTVVSSRWVTGGSFFRGKTVTLGYTFPDYMMNKGFVQSARIYLTAQNLFTITNYDGYDPEVNTAAFGQANYLIGHDFYTPPLPKTYMIGINIGF, from the coding sequence ATGAGACAGAAACTTTTACTAACTCTGGTATGGGCCCTGTTGCTGACTACGGCAGCCTGGGCACAAACACGTGCCGTAAGTGGCCGTGTGATAGGACCGGATGGCGGCGGTATTCCGGGCGTGACGGTGCTGGAACAGGGCACGACCAACGGCATCAGCACAGGCGCAGAAGGTAACTACACTCTTACTGTGCAGCCTAATGCTACCCTAGTGTTCAGCGCTATCGGGTATGTAGGACAAACAGTACCCGTAGGTGCCCAGTCAGTAATCAATGTGACGCTGAGCAACAACGAAACGCTGCTGAATGAGGCAGTAGTGGTGGGCTACGGCAGCCAGACCAAGGCCGACTTAACAGGCTCCGTGACCCAACTGACAGCCAAAGACGTAGAGAATACGCCGGTTGTGAGCTTCGAGCAGGCCATCCAGGGCCGTACGCCGGGCGTTACCATCAGCCAAACGTCGGGTAAGTTGGGAGCTGGTCCTCAAATTCGCGTGCGGGGTTCTTCGTCGGTAACGGCTTCCAACCAGCCGCTGTATGTAATCGATGGTATTCCCGTAACGTCACAGGACGTAAGTTCGGATACGGAACCGCTGAACCCGCTGGCTGATCTGAACCCGAATGATATTGAATCTATCTCTATTCTGAAAGATGCGTCGGCTTCGGCTATTTATGGTTCACGTGCATCCAATGGAGTGATTCTGGTGACCACGAAGAAGGGACGGCAAGGACGCACAAAGGTGAATGTAGGTTACTATTTGGGTACTAGCTCTCCTACCCATACGCGCAAATTTTTGAATGCTGATCAATACCGCGAACTGCTTACAGAAGCGGCGGCTAATTCTCCTTTCGGTGCGCTCGATTTGCAGCAAGAGTTGGATGACAATGGCACCGGGATAGACCTGAACTCAACCGCTAATGAGAATTGGGTGAACCGTGGTCTGCGTCGTGGCAAAGTGTCGCAGTATGATTTCAATGTGAGTGGTGGTGACGCCAAGACGCGCTTCTACCTAAGTACTACCTACAACGACCAGACCGGTATTATTGTTGGCAACCGCTACCGTCGGGGAAGTGCCCGTCTAAATCTCGACCACAGCATTAGCGACAAATTGAAGGTAGGGTTGAACCTATCATTGACCCGTTCTGTGAACGACCGTACGCCCAACGACAACGCGTTTGCTAACCCCATTCAGCTGAATGCGCTACCACCATTGCAGCCAGCTTATCTAGAAGATGGTTCGCTCAATAGAAACACGCTCTACTACAATAACTTGCTGGACCTGCAAAACGGTATGAACCGCGCTGGTAATTATCGATCTTTCAGCACGGCCTACCTAACCTACCAACCTGTGCAAGGCTTGACTCTGCGGACCGAAACAGGGGCAGACTTCCTGAGCTTGAACGAAGAACTTTACCGCGCGGCTGGTACGCAGGATGGTGGGAACACTGGCTATGGATACAACAACCAAGTACAGGTAGTAAATTACACTACCAACAATACGGCTACCTACAACAAAGTCTTTAATGAAGACCATGGGGTAGAAGTACTAGCTGGTTTCTCGTTCCAACGGTCCGATACGAAAGAAACGGCTGCCGAAGGCCGCGGTTTCCCCAACGCTGAGTTTACTAAGGTGGCCAGCGCTGCTATTAAAACGGCAGGTACATCCTCGTCGCGCTCGGAGTTTACTTTCATCTCTTACTTTGGCCGTGTCAACTACGCTTTCCGCAACAAGTATCTGGTGTCAGGTAGCGTGCGCCGAGACGGTTCTTCACGATTTGGTGTTGATAATCAGTATGGTACATTCGGAGCCGGTTCGCTGGGCTGGGTGATTTCAGAAGAAAGCTTCCTGCGGGATAACTCGCTGATTAACTTTTTGAAGCTGCGTGGCAGCTACGGGGTAACGGGTAATGCTGAAATCGGAAACTATTCTTCTCGCAGTTTATACACTGCCTTGCCTTACGCTGACCAAGCTGGTTTACAGCCGAGCGCTACCATTGGTAACCCTAACCTGACGTGGGAAACCACCGCGCAAACCGACTTAGGTTTGGAATTCGCTTTGTTCAATAATCGAATTACGGGTGAGGTAGATGTTTACGAGAAGAAGACCAGCGACCTACTGCTAAATCGCCAATTGCCTTACACGAATGGTTACTCAGTAGTAACAGAAAACGTAGGCAAGCTGCGCAACCGTGGCTTGGAAATATCTCTGAATGGTTTAGTAATCGATAAAGCTGTAAAATGGAATGTGGGTGGCAACATATCGTTTAACCGCAACGAGATTACTTCGCTGACAGCTCCTATCCAAAGTGCCTACTTAGGTAGCGTGCGTGAAGGTCAACCTATTGGGGTGTTCTGGGGCCGCGAATACGCAGGTGTAGATCCGGCTAATGGCGATGCGCTCTATTATACCGAAGGGGGTACTACTACCAACGACTACACGCAGTCGCCCTTGAAGAAGGTAGGCAACCCGAATCCGAAATTTACGGGTGGTGTAACGACAACAGTTTCTTGGAACGGCTTCGACTTCAGCGCCCTGGGGCAGTTTGTGTACGGCAACGATATCTATAATGCATCGGGCATCTACCAGTCGGTAGCCGGCGATTATTTTGATAATCAGACCATCGATCAGCTGCGGCGCTGGCAGAATCCCGGCGACATTACCAACGTACCGCAGGCGCGCCTGTACGGTAGCAACGGTACAGTGGTGTCGTCGCGTTGGGTAACGGGTGGTTCTTTCTTCCGTGGCAAAACCGTTACGTTAGGCTATACTTTCCCCGACTATATGATGAATAAAGGCTTTGTGCAATCTGCCCGTATTTATCTAACGGCACAAAACTTATTCACCATCACTAACTACGACGGGTATGACCCGGAGGTAAATACGGCGGCGTTTGGCCAAGCTAACTACTTGATTGGCCACGATTTCTATACGCCGCCATTGCCAAAGACCTATATGATAGGTATCAACATCGGCTTTTAA
- a CDS encoding RagB/SusD family nutrient uptake outer membrane protein: MALGLTLGSGLTSCEKQLDLDPYQSVDAATALNTQDKVGSAVIGLYSQLDDPSLYGTDLILVPELLGADNYITFQGTFTNYRQLTARTTNALNSSAEAIWREAYQEINQTNLVIDALPVVTDPTLKATYEGEARFVRALMYYNLVNLYAQQYVAGGTNTQLGVPISLVPVKSLQEASVLGTRATVAQVYSQILTDLTQAAQLLPTANGVRATRYTAQALQARVYLQQGNYTAAATAANSVIANSRKALSPTLQAVFTNRNSSETLLEIQQNEQNNAGTSNSGLATLFASIGQLGRGDVAVQSTFANQYSTADARGRAQLLYVGTGARAGSLRSGKWTTYGQNIPVIRLAEMYLIRAEAALQAGNRSSALADVNIVRQRSSATPLTDAELTQQAILRERQLELAFEGFRIYDLKRTNTDLVRTVTDEDGNPRNVVTPITNNLLTLPIPQREINVNAQLVQNPGYGG; the protein is encoded by the coding sequence TTGGCACTGGGGCTTACCCTTGGCTCGGGCCTGACCAGCTGCGAAAAGCAGCTGGATCTGGACCCCTACCAATCCGTAGATGCCGCTACGGCACTCAATACGCAAGACAAAGTAGGTAGCGCCGTCATAGGATTGTATAGTCAGCTAGACGATCCAAGCCTTTATGGTACCGACTTGATTCTGGTACCGGAGCTACTGGGAGCTGATAATTATATCACGTTCCAGGGCACTTTTACAAACTACCGACAGCTAACGGCACGCACAACAAACGCACTGAATTCCTCAGCTGAAGCAATATGGCGTGAAGCTTACCAGGAAATTAACCAAACCAACCTGGTGATTGATGCGCTTCCCGTAGTAACGGATCCTACGCTAAAAGCTACCTACGAAGGGGAAGCTCGTTTTGTCCGGGCGCTGATGTATTATAATCTAGTGAACCTGTATGCGCAACAATACGTGGCAGGGGGCACCAACACGCAGCTTGGTGTGCCTATCAGCCTAGTACCCGTTAAATCACTGCAGGAAGCTTCGGTGCTGGGTACTCGTGCTACGGTAGCCCAAGTATATAGCCAGATATTAACTGATCTTACGCAGGCTGCTCAACTTCTACCCACTGCCAACGGGGTACGCGCTACGCGCTACACTGCGCAGGCATTGCAGGCACGCGTGTATCTACAGCAAGGTAACTACACCGCCGCTGCTACTGCCGCAAATAGTGTTATTGCCAATAGCCGTAAAGCACTGTCGCCCACGCTACAGGCAGTATTCACAAACCGTAACTCTTCTGAAACTTTGCTAGAAATTCAGCAAAATGAGCAGAATAACGCGGGAACTTCCAATAGTGGATTGGCAACGCTGTTTGCTAGCATTGGCCAATTGGGACGCGGTGATGTAGCTGTACAATCTACTTTCGCTAATCAATACAGTACAGCGGATGCCCGTGGAAGGGCGCAACTGCTGTATGTAGGTACGGGAGCTAGAGCTGGTTCTTTGCGTTCCGGTAAGTGGACTACCTATGGACAGAATATTCCAGTAATTCGTCTAGCAGAAATGTATCTGATTCGCGCCGAAGCGGCTCTGCAGGCTGGGAACCGGTCAAGTGCATTAGCAGACGTAAATATTGTGCGGCAACGTTCGAGTGCTACGCCACTAACCGATGCTGAACTGACTCAGCAAGCTATTCTGCGCGAACGACAATTAGAGCTGGCTTTTGAAGGATTCCGCATCTATGATTTGAAGCGTACTAATACTGATTTAGTACGCACGGTAACAGATGAAGATGGAAACCCGAGAAACGTGGTTACACCTATCACGAATAACTTACTTACGTTGCCAATTCCCCAGCGGGAAATCAACGTAAATGCTCAGTTAGTACAGAATCCTGGCTACGGAGGCTAG
- a CDS encoding M14 family zinc carboxypeptidase, whose translation MTKLFSSLLGWLLGFWCLTSTASYAQLPAAPADGPLLTPTQFLGYPLGSRFTPHAQLLRYVAHVVAHTPNGMRLQQYGSTYEHRPLEVVQVASPANMQRLDAIRQSNLRRAGLAEGATEAAQPGIVWLSYNVHGNEAVSSEAVMQVLYDLANPQDQQMQQWLQNTVVLVDPCVNPDGHDRYVEWYNRVAGQPVNASPYAWEHREPWPGGRPNHYYFDLNRDWAWQTQQESRQRIALYTQWLPQVHADFHEMGVDNPYYFSPAAKPFHEDITKWQRQMQDAIGDYNRQVFDKNNWLYFTREVYDLFAPTYGDTWPSFNGAIGMTYEQGGSGRAGVRIARTEGDTLTLTQRISHHHAASRATIQAAAERHDKLLSEFQQYFTDGRTKPRGVYKTYVLSGSSDPAQLRALTEYLERQQIHYGYANRRARVRGYSYDSGKDEVVEVQPQDVVVSMYQPKSTLVKVLFEPQPALEDSLTYDITAWALPYSFGLKGYALKERLQGVRSEASATKSPSPATRNAQFATDKPYAYLSRWTNQHDVQFLSQLLQAKVKVRVAEKAFEAGGQQYAPGTLVITRAGNEAMGSRLDQVVRAQADSAGVAVQDVQTGFSTTGSDLGSSSVRFVGQPTVGVLAGEGVSPGAFGEVWHFFEQQIHYPLTVLGTNYINSVPLQKFDVLILPDGNYSDVYSDRGLEALKAWVRAGGKLIALEGAARFLADKKDFLLKTKSTDSATSKKSNPYQQLRRYADAERAQLQEQVQGSVYRVQLDNTHPLAFGYGPSYFALVRDPLNYQFLGDGGWNVGVLKKNSYAAGFTGVQARRQLVDTFVLGAQELGRGQVVYMADNPLFRAFWQGGKLLFSNAVFLVGQ comes from the coding sequence ATGACCAAACTTTTCTCCTCACTGCTTGGCTGGCTGCTGGGCTTCTGGTGTCTGACCAGCACTGCCAGTTACGCGCAGCTGCCCGCTGCCCCGGCTGATGGTCCGCTGCTTACGCCAACGCAGTTTTTGGGCTATCCGCTGGGCTCCCGTTTCACCCCTCATGCGCAACTGTTGCGCTATGTGGCGCACGTAGTAGCGCATACGCCCAACGGGATGCGTCTACAACAGTACGGTAGCACCTACGAACACCGTCCGCTGGAGGTAGTACAGGTAGCCTCCCCCGCAAATATGCAGCGCCTGGATGCCATTCGGCAGAGCAACCTGCGCCGGGCTGGCTTGGCTGAGGGTGCAACCGAGGCGGCGCAGCCGGGCATTGTATGGCTGAGCTATAATGTGCACGGCAACGAAGCGGTGTCGTCGGAGGCGGTGATGCAGGTGCTCTACGACTTAGCCAACCCCCAGGACCAGCAGATGCAGCAGTGGCTGCAAAACACGGTGGTACTCGTGGACCCCTGCGTGAACCCCGACGGCCACGACCGGTACGTGGAATGGTACAACCGTGTGGCCGGGCAGCCAGTCAATGCCTCGCCCTACGCCTGGGAGCACCGCGAGCCGTGGCCCGGCGGCCGCCCCAATCACTACTACTTCGATCTGAACCGCGACTGGGCCTGGCAAACGCAGCAGGAAAGCCGCCAACGCATTGCGCTCTACACGCAGTGGCTACCCCAGGTACACGCCGATTTTCACGAGATGGGCGTTGATAATCCGTATTATTTCTCCCCGGCGGCCAAGCCGTTTCATGAGGACATTACCAAGTGGCAGCGCCAGATGCAGGATGCCATTGGCGACTACAACCGCCAAGTGTTCGACAAAAACAACTGGCTCTACTTCACCCGCGAGGTATACGACTTGTTTGCGCCTACTTACGGCGACACGTGGCCGAGCTTCAACGGCGCCATAGGCATGACCTACGAGCAAGGCGGCTCGGGTAGGGCGGGTGTGCGCATTGCTCGCACCGAGGGCGACACGCTCACGCTCACGCAGCGCATCAGCCACCACCACGCGGCCAGCCGGGCTACCATTCAGGCGGCGGCCGAGCGCCACGACAAGCTGCTGAGCGAGTTTCAGCAGTATTTCACCGATGGCCGCACCAAGCCCCGTGGCGTGTATAAAACCTATGTGCTTTCTGGTTCCTCCGACCCCGCCCAGTTGCGTGCCCTCACGGAGTACTTGGAGCGCCAGCAGATACATTATGGCTACGCCAACCGCAGGGCGCGCGTGCGAGGTTACAGCTACGACTCGGGCAAAGACGAGGTAGTGGAAGTGCAGCCGCAGGATGTAGTAGTGAGCATGTATCAGCCCAAATCGACGCTGGTGAAGGTGCTGTTTGAACCCCAGCCAGCCCTGGAAGACTCGCTCACCTACGATATTACGGCCTGGGCATTGCCTTATTCGTTTGGCCTGAAAGGCTATGCGCTGAAAGAGCGTTTGCAAGGCGTGCGTTCTGAGGCGTCAGCAACTAAGTCCCCCTCACCCGCAACGCGCAACGCACAGTTCGCAACGGATAAGCCCTACGCCTACCTAAGCCGTTGGACCAATCAGCACGATGTGCAGTTTCTGAGTCAGCTACTGCAAGCCAAGGTGAAGGTGCGCGTGGCCGAAAAGGCGTTTGAGGCAGGCGGGCAGCAATACGCGCCTGGCACACTGGTAATTACCCGCGCTGGCAACGAGGCTATGGGGAGCAGGCTCGATCAAGTGGTGCGTGCCCAGGCCGACTCGGCCGGCGTGGCGGTGCAGGACGTGCAAACCGGTTTTTCTACCACCGGCAGCGACCTGGGCTCTAGTTCGGTGCGCTTTGTGGGGCAGCCTACCGTAGGGGTGCTGGCGGGCGAGGGCGTAAGCCCCGGCGCGTTTGGCGAGGTATGGCATTTCTTTGAGCAGCAGATTCACTACCCCCTCACAGTACTGGGCACCAACTACATCAACAGCGTACCCCTACAGAAATTCGACGTGCTGATTCTGCCCGATGGCAATTACTCCGATGTGTATTCTGACCGTGGACTGGAGGCGCTAAAAGCTTGGGTGCGGGCAGGTGGCAAGCTGATTGCCCTAGAAGGCGCCGCCCGCTTCCTGGCGGATAAAAAGGATTTTCTGCTGAAAACCAAGTCAACGGACAGCGCTACCAGCAAGAAAAGCAACCCCTACCAGCAACTTCGTCGCTATGCCGACGCCGAACGGGCGCAGCTTCAGGAACAAGTGCAAGGTAGCGTCTACCGCGTGCAGCTCGACAACACGCATCCGCTGGCCTTTGGCTACGGGCCTTCCTACTTCGCCTTGGTCCGCGACCCACTCAACTATCAGTTTCTGGGCGATGGGGGTTGGAACGTGGGCGTGCTCAAGAAGAACAGCTATGCGGCGGGCTTCACGGGGGTGCAGGCACGCCGCCAGTTGGTCGATACGTTTGTATTAGGTGCCCAGGAACTGGGTAGGGGGCAGGTGGTATATATGGCCGATAATCCTCTGTTTCGGGCGTTTTGGCAGGGCGGTAAGCTGCTGTTCAGTAATGCGGTGTTTCTGGTAGGGCAATAG
- a CDS encoding S-adenosylmethionine:tRNA ribosyltransferase-isomerase encodes MSVAPTPDPRQLSIQDFTYQLPPERIAPEPLAHRDQSRLLVYRQGHITDQRFHTLPAELPTDSLLVFNDTKVVRARLFAHKPTGGIVELFCLEPVAPHRAIELAMQQTGSCVWKCLVGNGKRWKAGPVQVEFEVNGETAVLTAERQEVAEGYSLIAFRWTPPTLPFAEVLRAAGHLPLPPYLNRADTDLDAVRYQTVYAAHEGAVAAPTAGLHFSDAVLAELDARGVGRATVTLHVGAGTFQPVKADHMADHPMHAEPISVERDLLQRLLTHAPRPVIAVGTTSLRTLESLYWLGAQLLREPQAAVAALHLTQWEPYHPSPAPTLEAALQALLAYLDQHQTDTLHATTQLLIAPGYTFRVVRGLITNFHQPESTLLLLVAALLGPDWRRVYDHALAHDYRFLSYGDSSLLLPNG; translated from the coding sequence ATGTCTGTTGCCCCTACCCCCGACCCGCGCCAGCTTTCCATCCAGGACTTCACCTATCAGCTACCCCCAGAGCGCATTGCGCCGGAGCCCCTCGCGCACCGCGACCAGTCGCGCCTGTTGGTCTACCGCCAAGGGCACATCACCGATCAGCGCTTTCATACCCTACCCGCCGAGTTGCCCACCGACTCGCTATTAGTTTTCAACGACACCAAGGTAGTACGGGCGCGCCTGTTTGCGCACAAACCTACCGGTGGCATAGTAGAGCTGTTTTGCCTGGAACCAGTGGCCCCGCACCGCGCCATTGAGCTCGCCATGCAGCAAACCGGCAGCTGCGTTTGGAAATGCCTAGTAGGCAATGGTAAACGCTGGAAAGCCGGGCCAGTACAGGTGGAGTTTGAGGTGAACGGCGAAACGGCAGTGCTCACGGCTGAGCGGCAAGAAGTAGCGGAGGGGTATTCGCTGATTGCCTTCCGCTGGACGCCCCCTACCCTACCCTTTGCCGAGGTACTGCGTGCAGCTGGTCACTTGCCCCTTCCTCCCTACCTCAACCGCGCCGATACCGACCTGGATGCCGTGCGCTATCAAACGGTGTATGCCGCCCACGAAGGGGCAGTGGCAGCGCCTACCGCCGGCCTGCACTTTTCCGACGCGGTGCTGGCCGAGCTGGATGCGCGGGGCGTTGGGCGGGCTACCGTAACGCTGCACGTGGGGGCCGGTACTTTCCAGCCCGTGAAGGCCGACCACATGGCCGACCACCCCATGCACGCCGAGCCGATCAGCGTGGAGCGTGACTTACTGCAACGACTGCTGACACACGCGCCCCGGCCGGTTATTGCCGTGGGTACCACCAGCCTGCGCACCCTGGAGAGCTTGTATTGGCTGGGGGCTCAATTGTTGCGTGAGCCCCAAGCAGCCGTAGCAGCCTTGCATCTCACGCAATGGGAGCCCTACCATCCCTCCCCTGCTCCTACCCTGGAAGCGGCCCTGCAAGCACTGCTGGCTTACCTCGACCAGCACCAGACCGATACGCTGCACGCCACTACGCAGCTTCTCATCGCGCCCGGCTACACGTTTCGGGTGGTGCGGGGCCTCATCACTAATTTCCATCAGCCCGAAAGCACCTTGCTACTTTTGGTAGCTGCTCTGCTAGGCCCCGACTGGCGGCGCGTTTACGACCATGCCCTGGCTCACGACTACCGTTTTCTGAGCTACGGCGACAGTTCATTGCTGCTTCCGAATGGCTAA
- a CDS encoding class I SAM-dependent methyltransferase produces the protein MSLSALPTRWLLPMCGSVAFSVACTQLPTESVNTTSLTAERHTLMAPDTTGYEFRPAADPNGISKYYKGRQIAHVMGHEGADWLERPNRNREEGTDILLRELQLKPTDVVADLGAGTGYFTFRMAPLVPQGKVLAVDIQSEMLTAIQQNKAKQHITNVEAVKGTTQNPNLPANQVDLVLIVDAYHEFDYPREMMRAVRASLTPTGRVALVEYRAEDPSVPIKRLHKLSIDQARKEMAAVGLEFIESVETLPQQHLMFFQRAK, from the coding sequence ATGTCTTTATCTGCTCTTCCTACGCGGTGGTTGCTACCTATGTGCGGTAGTGTTGCATTTTCCGTTGCCTGCACGCAGTTGCCCACCGAAAGCGTCAATACCACGAGCCTCACCGCGGAGCGCCATACCCTGATGGCACCCGACACCACAGGCTACGAGTTTCGGCCAGCCGCTGACCCCAACGGTATCAGCAAGTACTACAAGGGTAGGCAGATTGCCCACGTGATGGGCCACGAAGGAGCCGACTGGCTGGAGCGCCCCAATCGTAACCGGGAAGAGGGCACGGATATTCTGTTGCGGGAACTGCAACTGAAACCTACCGATGTAGTAGCCGACCTAGGGGCGGGCACAGGCTATTTCACGTTTCGGATGGCGCCACTGGTGCCGCAGGGCAAGGTACTGGCTGTGGATATTCAGTCTGAAATGCTAACGGCCATTCAGCAGAACAAGGCCAAGCAACATATTACGAATGTAGAGGCTGTGAAGGGCACCACGCAGAACCCCAATCTGCCGGCCAACCAGGTTGACCTAGTGCTGATTGTAGACGCCTACCACGAGTTTGACTACCCCCGCGAGATGATGCGCGCTGTGCGTGCTTCGCTGACTCCCACTGGCCGCGTAGCGTTGGTGGAGTACCGCGCCGAGGACCCTAGCGTGCCCATCAAGCGCCTACACAAGCTCAGCATAGACCAGGCCCGCAAGGAAATGGCGGCGGTAGGGCTGGAATTTATAGAGAGCGTGGAAACACTACCCCAACAGCACCTGATGTTTTTCCAGAGAGCAAAGTAG